Proteins from one Candidatus Coatesbacteria bacterium genomic window:
- a CDS encoding L-lysine 6-transaminase — translation MTDKLTPQQVLPTLQKHMLADGFGDIVFDPVKSQGAILHDMLHDRDYIDLFTFFASSPIGYNHPHLTSPEFLKKLGRIAVNKTSNSDIYTVEMAEFVETFVRVAMPDYMKYLFFVSGGGLAVENAMKTAFDWKTKQNLQRGIWSDDAEAQAKEDELVIIHFRQAFHGRTGYTLSVTNTDDARKYKYFPKFDWPRISSPGINFSLPEPERWEFCAVEEERAVAEIRRAIALNPNKVAAILIEPIQAEGGDRHFRTEFHKWLRELADEAEALLIHDEVQTGFGLTGRFWASEHYDVRPDIICFGKKSQVCGIIVGDRLDTVKYHVFSDEADETGAVPGGSRLNSTWGGNLVDMVRCQAYLEVIEEERLVDNAAEVGTHLLTGLYDALEGTPGTAARGVGLMMAFDLPTAEMRNEAHGKLLENGLFTITCGPRSIRFRPPLILTRELADKSLDIVHETLKKMG, via the coding sequence TTGACCGACAAACTCACGCCCCAACAGGTCCTGCCCACCCTGCAGAAACACATGCTCGCCGACGGTTTCGGCGATATCGTCTTCGATCCCGTCAAGAGCCAGGGCGCGATCCTGCACGACATGCTCCACGATCGCGACTACATCGACCTGTTCACCTTCTTCGCCTCCAGCCCCATCGGCTACAACCACCCCCACCTGACCTCGCCGGAGTTCCTGAAGAAGTTGGGACGGATCGCGGTCAACAAGACCTCCAATTCCGACATCTACACCGTCGAGATGGCCGAGTTCGTCGAGACCTTCGTCCGGGTGGCCATGCCCGACTACATGAAGTACCTGTTCTTCGTCTCCGGCGGCGGCCTGGCCGTCGAGAACGCGATGAAGACGGCCTTCGACTGGAAGACCAAGCAGAACCTGCAGCGCGGTATCTGGAGCGACGACGCCGAGGCCCAGGCCAAAGAGGACGAGCTGGTTATCATCCACTTCCGCCAGGCCTTCCACGGACGCACGGGCTATACCCTCTCGGTCACCAATACCGACGACGCCCGCAAGTACAAGTACTTCCCCAAGTTCGACTGGCCGCGGATCAGCTCGCCGGGGATCAACTTCTCCCTGCCCGAGCCCGAGCGCTGGGAGTTCTGCGCTGTCGAAGAAGAGCGCGCCGTGGCGGAGATCCGCCGCGCCATCGCCCTGAACCCGAACAAAGTCGCCGCCATCCTCATCGAGCCCATCCAGGCCGAGGGCGGTGATCGCCACTTCCGCACCGAGTTCCACAAGTGGCTGCGCGAGCTGGCCGACGAGGCCGAGGCCCTGCTGATCCACGACGAGGTGCAGACCGGTTTCGGCCTGACCGGACGCTTCTGGGCCTCGGAGCATTACGACGTCCGTCCCGACATCATCTGCTTCGGCAAGAAGTCCCAGGTCTGCGGCATCATCGTCGGTGACCGCCTCGACACCGTCAAGTATCACGTCTTCTCCGACGAGGCCGACGAGACCGGCGCCGTCCCCGGCGGCAGCCGGCTCAACAGCACCTGGGGCGGCAACCTGGTCGACATGGTCCGCTGCCAGGCCTACCTCGAGGTCATCGAGGAGGAGAGGCTCGTCGACAACGCCGCCGAGGTCGGCACTCACCTGCTGACCGGTCTCTACGACGCCCTCGAGGGCACCCCGGGCACGGCGGCCCGCGGCGTCGGGCTGATGATGGCCTTCGACCTGCCCACCGCCGAGATGCGCAACGAGGCCCACGGTAAGCTGCTGGAGAACGGCCTATTCACAATTACCTGCGGCCCGCGCTCCATCCGCTTCCGCCCGCCCCTGATCCTGACCAGGGAGCTGGCCGACAAGTCCCTGGACATCGTCCACGAGACACTGAAAAAAATGGGCTAG